Part of the Candidatus Dependentiae bacterium genome, AAAAATATTATGTACCTCTTGTGGAGCTGTTGCTTCATATTGTACATGTCTTGGCGTTGTGGGTGCTTTAATTTATTGGCTGGTTAATTAATTTTTAATTAAACGTTAAATCTTATTAAAAGCAAGTCGCCATCTTTTACAATATAATCTTTACCTTCAGTCCGCATTTTACCGGTATCTCGAAGTTTTGCTTCGCTTCCGGCTTCTATAATATCTGTGTAGTTATAAATAACAGCGCAAATGAAACCTCTTTCCAAATCAGAATGAATTTCTCCGGCAGCTTGCGGGACTTTTGTATTTTGACGCAAACTCCAAGCGTGAGCTTCTTTTGGCCCGCATGTAAAAAATGTAATGAGACCTAAATTTTTATAAGTAAGTCTTATAATTTTGTCCAATCCGGATTCTTCAATATCTAAAGATTCAAGCATTTCTTTTTTATCTTCATCTGATAATAAAGATAGCTCAGATTCAATTTTTGCAGATATAGCTATAACTTTATCGGTGCCAAATTTTTCTACTAATTTTTTATAATGTTCATTATTTAGATAGTTTTTGTTTTGTAAATCATCTTCAGAAATATTTGCAACTATTATAAAATTTTTGGCACTTAAAAGATCAACTGTTTTTATATTATTTAGAGCATATTCTTTTACGGTTTTTTGAACTGCGTAAAAATCTCCTGAACCTATAAATTTTTTAATTTTTAAGACTAGCTCAAGTTCCTGCTCAAGCTCTTTTACCTGAGCCGGTGTGAAATTTTTATTTTTTGCACTTTTTAGTAAAGAGTTTAATTTTTCTTCTTTTTTTTCTAACGATTCTAAATCTTTTAACATTAATTCAGAAGTGATTACTTCAAAATCATCTATTGGGTCAAGGTGATCGTGAACATGTATTACATTTTTATCTTCAAAACAACGCAATACATGAATTATTAGATCTACCCCCATAATATTTGATAAAAATTGGTTTCCAAGCCCTTCACCTGTTGCAGCACCTTTTACAAGTCCTGCAATATCGCAAAATTGCACATTGGTAGGTATAATTTTTTGAGAGCCAAATATTTGTGCCAATTTTTCCAATCTTTTATCAGGTACATTTGTTATTGCAACGTGTGGATCTATGGTGCAAAATGGATAATTTTCGGCAGGAATGCCTGCTTTTGTAAGTGCATTAAAAAGTGTTGATTTACCAACGTTTGGAAGTCCAACTAAACCTGCTTGAATTGCCATTTTTACCTCTTATTTATAATTTTTATATTTTCTAAGTATAAAAAATATTGATTTTTTTGCAAAAAAACGTAATATATAAGTTCGTTTTGGGGTATCTTTTTTAATAAACACACAAAATTTTTGGAGTTTTATGAAAATTTTAATAAAAACTATATGTTTTTATGTATTTTTAGCGTTTTTTGTTGGTTTTGGTGTAAATTGTATGGATCGTTCAAAAAGTGCTATTAATGATCCGGATGATGGTGAAGCTACAATTCTTAAACGAATTTTTAAAAATATGAGTAAAAAAGAATTTGATGAAATTACAAGATCTGCATCTATTCCTAATTTTAAAAAAATTAAATCTAAAAAATCCGGTCTTAAAACGGAATCAGAATCATATGAAATTGATTTAATGCATTCATTTGATTAATATATAAATAAAAAAGAGTGTTTTTTGCTTAAAAACACTCTTTTTTATTTATATATGTATTTCCATTTGTAAATACCTTTTCGTATGTCATAATTTACTTAGTGTTTAATTTAGTTAAATATAAATGGAGATTTTATGAAATTTTTTGACAAAAAAGCGATATTTTTGATTTTAGGCTTTTTTTGCATATTAAATTTATCAGCGCTTAATAATCTTGGTAACGATTTTATAACTGCAACAGAACTTTTAGAGCGAAGAGAGCAACAAGAGCAACAAAGAGCGTTTAATTTAGAACTTAGACAAGTTTTTTTGGGACAAATCAATGTTGATCAAGATTTGTTTGACTTTGAGTTTAGAGCTTTGGGACGTATTAATTTTACAGATCAAGATTTGGCAAGATTGGTTTTTTTCTCAGAACAGTATCGACAAAATGTGTTGCAGAATGATCGAGCATTGTCTTTTACTTGGAATACTTGGTGGTTTAGAGTTCAAGGTAATCAATGGTTGACTCTAAATCGGGTTATGCAGGACTTAGAGTTAGATTATTTAGATAATGTAGCTCTGGTAATAGAAAGATATGATCAGGGTACAAGGTTATTAAATCTTTCAAATTTTAATTTAAATTCAAGGCAACTGGAAGTTTTGGTTCCGTATATCCAACGTTTAATTGTGCGTGGGTTACAGAATCTTGATTTAAGTGGTAATAGAATAACATATTTGCCTGGAAATTTTGGTGAATTAAACGGATTGATAAGAATAAATTTATCTAATAATAATTTGAATTATTTAAATAGAAATTTTAGAAATAGAATATTTATGCAACATGATAACTCTTTGGAATTGTTGGCAAATATTAATACATTACAATCTTTGGACTTGTCAGACAACGTAAATTTGCAATTTATACCGTGGAATTTAGGAAATGTTAGACGAATAGATATTTCAAATACGAGAATAAATATTTTGCCACGTTTAATAAATATAAGAAATATTATTCAATTAAATGATTAAATTAAAAAATATAAATGGGGGTTTTATGAAAATTTT contains:
- the ychF gene encoding redox-regulated ATPase YchF is translated as MQAGLVGLPNVGKSTLFNALTKAGIPAENYPFCTIDPHVAITNVPDKRLEKLAQIFGSQKIIPTNVQFCDIAGLVKGAATGEGLGNQFLSNIMGVDLIIHVLRCFEDKNVIHVHDHLDPIDDFEVITSELMLKDLESLEKKEEKLNSLLKSAKNKNFTPAQVKELEQELELVLKIKKFIGSGDFYAVQKTVKEYALNNIKTVDLLSAKNFIIVANISEDDLQNKNYLNNEHYKKLVEKFGTDKVIAISAKIESELSLLSDEDKKEMLESLDIEESGLDKIIRLTYKNLGLITFFTCGPKEAHAWSLRQNTKVPQAAGEIHSDLERGFICAVIYNYTDIIEAGSEAKLRDTGKMRTEGKDYIVKDGDLLLIRFNV